Proteins co-encoded in one Leclercia adecarboxylata genomic window:
- a CDS encoding DNA-binding protein, which produces MNKHTTTELELSAKVTLADFQLSLLKRINNIAVSLMPEFEDKNQALDAITLDDGSLMQLLCSIQMEQKTRASEQEMRKVRRRRENLEAFYKSLQELGGTLKVNDVADKLGITRQAVNVQVKKNQLIAFKQNTDYIFPAFQFTDKGLVPGFKEVMSAFDEDTHPMLRLGVLKTPIQLSEDVTKTPIQIMQDGAKPDELELAIRSARLCGNHTAN; this is translated from the coding sequence ATGAACAAACATACCACAACAGAACTAGAGCTGAGCGCAAAAGTGACGCTGGCTGATTTTCAACTAAGTCTTCTGAAAAGGATTAATAACATCGCGGTCTCACTGATGCCTGAGTTTGAAGATAAAAACCAAGCATTGGACGCAATCACGCTGGATGATGGTTCACTGATGCAACTGCTCTGCTCCATTCAGATGGAACAAAAGACGCGTGCTTCAGAACAAGAGATGCGTAAAGTACGCCGTCGCCGCGAAAATCTGGAGGCTTTTTACAAGAGCCTCCAGGAGCTTGGTGGCACCCTTAAGGTTAACGACGTGGCCGATAAGCTGGGCATCACCCGCCAAGCAGTAAATGTCCAAGTAAAAAAGAATCAGCTCATTGCGTTTAAACAAAACACCGATTATATCTTCCCGGCCTTCCAGTTTACCGATAAAGGCCTGGTGCCCGGGTTTAAAGAAGTCATGAGCGCGTTTGATGAAGACACGCATCCAATGCTTCGTCTCGGTGTGCTGAAAACGCCGATTCAACTCAGTGAAGACGTGACAAAAACGCCGATTCAGATCATGCAGGATGGCGCAAAGCCCGACGAACTGGAGCTCGCAATACGTTCTGCGAGATTGTGCGGCAACCATACTGCCAACTAA